CCCTGCCCGCCGTGTTGGCGCTGGACTCGGAGATGATCAGCGCGTTGAAAAACCCGGTGGATGCCACGACTCAGAACGTGCTTAACCGCAAGTTGGAGCGCATCAACGGCGCCGCGCAGTCTTCCACGCTCGAACTGATGGACCGCACCGGCCTGGCCGTGGCCGCCAGCAACTGGAACCTGCCGAGCAGTTATGTGGGACACAACTATGCGTTTCGCCCTTATTTCAGCCAGACCTTGAGCCAGGGCACCGGGCGTTTTTATGCCGTCGGCGTAACCACCGGGATTCCAGGTTACTTCCTCTCCAGCGCAGTGGTCGACGAGCACGACCAGTTCCTCGGCGCCATGGTCGTGAAGCTGGAATTCCCTGAACTCGAACGCGAATGGGCCCAGGGCAATGACCTGCTGCTGGTCAGCGACGCGCGCGGCATTGTGTTTATTGCCAACCAGCCGGGTTGGCGTTACCGCAACCTGCGACCGCTGTCGGCCAGTGACCTCGCCGAGCTCAAGGCCACCCGCCAGTACGACAAAAAACAACTGCAGCCGTTGGAAACCAGCACCCTGCAGCGCTTCGGCGAAAACAGCCACCTGATGCGCGTCAATGGTCCCGACGGCAATGCCAATTACATCTGGGAATCGCTGCCGCTGAAGGCCGAAGGCTGGACGCTGCACCTGCTGCGCAAACCCCAATTTGCCTTTGAAGACCAACGCAACGCCGGCCTCGCCGCCGCCGGGTCGTGGTTGGCCCTGGTGTTTCTGGTGCTGTTCCTGACCCAGCGCTGGCGCCTGGCCCGCTTGCGCCAACGCAGCCGTGAAGAGCTGGAGCAGTTGGTCGAGGAACGCACCCAGGCGCTGCGCACGGCTCAGGATGGTCTGGTGCAATCGGCCAAGTTGGCTGCATTGGGCCAGATGTCCGCCGCCCTCGCCCACGAAATCAATCAACCGCTGACCGCGCAACGCATGCAGTTGGCGACCTTGCGCCTGCTGCTGGACCATGGCCGCGTGGACGATGCCTATCAGGCGCTGACGCCGCTGGACGATATGCTCACACGCATGGCCGCACTCACCGGCCACCTCAAGACCTTCGCGCGCAAAAGCCCGAGCGGCCTGCGTGAAAAGCTGGATTTGGCCACGGTGGTCGACCAATCCCTGCACTTGCTCGATGCACGCCTGCGCGACGAAGCCATCGGCGTGGTGCTGGACCTGACGCGCCCCGCCTGGGTACGCGGCGACGCGATCCGCCTGGAACAGGTGCTGATCAACCTGCTGCGCAACGCCCTCGACGCAATGGCCGACAAGCCGCGCAAACGCCTGGAAATCCGCCTGCACGCCGACCAACAACTGTGGCGGCTGACCGTCAGCGACAGCGGCGGCGGGATTGCCGAAGAACACTTGAACAGTGTGTTCGACCCGTTCTTTACCACCAAGCCCGTGGGCGACGGCCTCGGCCTTGGGCTGGCGGTGTCCTACGCTATCGTGCATGAATTGGGCGGGCGCCTGCTCGCCGGCAACCGTGGCGACGGCGCCATATTCACCCTGACCTTGCCCATTGCGCTGGAGACGCCCGACCTATGTTGAATGCAGTGATTGTGGTCGATGACGAAGCCAGTATTCGCACGGCCGTCGAACAATGGTTGAGCCTGTCGGGGTTTGCCGTGCAGTTGTTCAGCCGCGCCGAGGAATGTTTGGCGCAACTGCCCAAGGATTTCCCCGGCGTGATCTTGAGCGACGTGCGCATGCCCGGCCTCAGTGGCCTGGAGTTGTTGGCCGAAGTACGGCGCCGCGATGCCGACCTGCCGGTGATATTGCTCACCGGCCACGGCGATGTGCCGATGGCGGTGGAAGCCATGCGCGACGGGGCCTACGATTTTCTGGAAAAACCCTTCAGCCCCGACGCCCTGCTCAATAGCCTGCGGCGCGCCCTGGACAAACGCGGGCTGATCCTGGAGAACCGGCGCCTGCATCAACAGGCCGACCATCGAGCGCAGCTGGAGTCGAGCCTGCTGGGCGTGTCCCGCGGCTTGCAGAATTTGCGCCGCCAGGTGCTGGACCTGGCGAGCTTGCCGGTCAATGTGTTGATCCGTGGCGAGACGGGCAGCGGCAAGGAATTGGTCGCGCGCTGCCTGCATGATTTCGGCCCGCGCGCGAAAAAGCCGTTTGTAGCGCTCAACTGCGCCGCCATCCCCGAGCAGCTGTTTGAAGCCGAATTGTTCGGCCACGAAAGTGGCGCGTTCACCGGCGCCCAGGGCAAGCGCATCGGCAAGTTGGAATACGCCCACGGCGGCACGTTGTTCCTGGATGAAATCGAAAGCATGCCGCTGGCCCAGCAGGTGAAGCTGCTGCGCGTGTTGCAGGAGCAGAAGCTGGAGCGACTGGGTTCCAACCAAAGTATTCACGTGGATTTACGCATTATCGCCGCGACCAAGCCGGACTTGCTGGAAGAGGCACGCGCCGGGCGTTTTCGCGAAGACCTGGCCTACCGCCTGAACGTCGCGCAATTGCGCCTGCCACCGCTGCGCGAGCGCCGCGAAGATATTCCGCTGCTGTTTGACCACTTTGCCCACAGCGCTGCCGAGCGCCTGGGCCGCAGCGCCGAACCCTTGAGCGGTGCGCAACTGGGACGGTTGCTCAGCCATGATTGGCCAGGGAATGTGCGCGAACTGGCCAACGTCGCCGAACGCCAAGTGCTGGGCCTGGGTGAGCCGGAACCGGAAGGTATCGAGGCCGGGCAATCGTTGGCGGCGCAGCAGGAGGCATTTGAAGCGCATTGCCTGAAAGCGGCGCTGGTTCGGCACAAGGGTGATATCAAGGCGGTGCTGGCGGAGTTGCAACTGCCGCGTCGCACCTTTAATGAAAAGATGCAGCGGCATGGGTTGGTGCGGGATACCTTCCTGTAGGCCGACTTTTGTATTGCCTGGCAGGACGCCTTCGCGAGCAAGCCCGCTCCCACATTCGACCGCATCTCTCCAGTTGAAATGGGATCGAATGTGGGAGCGGGCTTGCTCGCGAAAGGGGCAGTCGCCATAAGCGGATTTCCGCTCACCCCCCTCAAACCATCAGCAACTTTCCGCTCAAAAACATTCTGAAACCCTTCTAAACCGGGCCCTCATCTACTTGGCACAGCTTCTGCTATAGCCGAACCAGGCAGCGTTCGCGCCGCTCCACAAAAACAATTAGATGAAGGATCCTTCAATGGATAACTCCAACACCTTGCCTTTGGGGTCGGCGGCTGTGCCGGCCAAAGAACGCACAACGTCCAGCCGGATCAAATCGATCTTCAGCGGCTCCGTCGGCAACATGGTCGAGTGGTATGACTGGTACGTCTACGCCGCCTTCTCGCTGTACTTCGCCAAAGCCTTCTTCCCCGCCGGCTCCTCCACCGCCCAGTTGATGAACACCGCCGCGATCTTCGCCGTGGGCTTCATCATGCGCCCGATCGGTGGCTGGCTGATGGGCCTCTACGCCGACTACAAGGGCCGCAAGGCCGCGCTGATGGCCTCAGTCTTGCTGATGTGCTTCGGCTCGCTGCTGATCGCGCTGACCCCGGGTTACGACACCATCGGCATCGGCGCGCCGATCCTGCTGGTGTTCGCGCGTTTGCTGCAAGGCCTGTCGGTGGGTGGCGAGTACGGCACCTCGGCGACCTACCTGAGTGAGATGGCGACCAAGGAACGTCGCGGTTTCTTCTCCAGCTTCCAATATGTGACCCTGATCTCCGGCCAGCTCATCGCCCTGGCGGTGTTGATCGTGCTGCAGCAAGTGCTGACCACCGAGCAGTTGTACGCCTGGGGCTGGCGCATCCCGTTCGCCATCGGCGCCTTGTGCGCAGTGGTCGCGCTGTTCCTGCGTCGCGGCATGGAAGAAACCGAGTCGTTCACCAAAAAGGAAAAAGCCAAGGAAAGCGCCATGCGCACCTTGATGCGCCACCCCAAGGAAGTGTTGACCGTGGTCGGCCTGACCATGGGCGGCACCCTGGCGTTCTACACCTACACCACCTACATGCAGAAATACCTGGTGAACACCGTCGGCATGAGCATCTCCGACTCCACCACCATCTCGGCCGCCACGCTGTTTCTGTTCATGTGCCTGCAACCCTTGGTCGGCGGGCTGTCCGATAAAGTCGGCCGGCGCCCAATCCTGATCGCCTTCGGCATCCTTGGCACGCTGTTCACCGTGCCGATCCTCACCACCCTGCACACCATCCAAAGCTGGTGGGGCGCGTTCTTCCTGATCATGGCGGCGCTGATCATCGTCAGCGGCTACACCTCGATCAACGCAGTAGTGAAAGCTGAACTGTTCCCGACCGAAATTCGCGCCCTCGGCGTGGGCCTGCCGTATGCGCTGACCGTGTCGATCTTCGGCGGCACTGCTGAATACATCGCGCTGTGGTTCAAGAGCATCGGTATGGAAACCGGTTACTACTGGTATGTGACGGCGTGCATTGCCGTGTCGCTGGTGGTCTACGTGACCATGAAGGACACCCGCAAGCACTCTCGTATCACCACAGACTAAAGGTTTAACGCGGTAAAAAATGTGGGAGCGGGCTTGCTCGCGAAAGCGCAGTGTCAGTCAATACATCAGTGACTGATAGACCGCATTCGCGAGCAAGCCCGCTCCCACATTTAGTTCTTTAGCGCTTCCAAAAAAGCGTCATGTCAGCTCTACGGACTGCGGACGACCATACCGGCGCTGCGCATACGACGCCCCCGCAATCATCACCACCAGCACCGCCGCCAACACCGCCGATGAGCCGATGGTGCCGAAATCCAGCCCGCCCTTTTCGTAGGGTTTGGTGAGGAAGTCGCCCAGGGTCGCGCCAAACGGCCGGGTCAGTACAAATGCCACCCAGAACAACAGCACCGACGACAGTTGGGTGAAGTATTTGAGTGCTACCACTGCCACAATGGCCGCGCCGATCAGCAACGCGCCCCCGGCAAAGCCGAGCCCCGAGTCGTCCGCCAGGAAGTCGCCCAGCGCGGTGCCCAAGGTGTTGGAGAACAGAATCGCCATCCAGTAAAACAGCTCACCGCGAAACGTCTGGACCTTGTTCACGTTCAGCGAGTCGCCGCTCAAACGCCACAGCGCAAAGATGATCATCAGGATCACGATCAGGATCATCGACCCTGCGGCATATCCCAGGCCGAGCGTACGGTCCATGAAGTCAGACATAGTGGTGCCGGCCGTGCTGGTGGACAGGATCACCAGCCAGTAGAGCACCGGGTTGTAGGTTTTCGACCAGAGTTGCGTCACCAGGGTGACGAAAAACACGCTGATCAGGATCATCGAGCTGATGGCGTAACCGACGTTCAAGGTCATCGACAGCAAATCCCCGGCCGTTTCGCCCAGGGTGGTTGCGCAGATTTTCATGACCCAGAACGCCAGGGTGATCTGAGGAAGTTTGTTCATGGTGCAGAAGGCTCCGAAGCTCAGTCTTTCATTGGGCCGACTTATAGGGGTGTCGACCTGGGGCGCAGACTGAACGCAGGGCCGTGAAAAATAGGTGGGCAATCAATGAAAATTCCATACGGCCAATGGAAATTCGCCGTTATGGCTTGCACTATGGCTACCTCCCAGAACCCCGCAGCAGGAACCCCGGCCCATGTCTGACGATATCCACTTCTACGAACCCGCCAACGGCCACGGCCTGCCCCACGATCCGTTCAATGCCATCGTCGGCCCACGGCCGATTGGCTGGATTTCTTCCCATGACCGCGAAGGCCAGCTGAACCTGGCGCCTTACAGCTTCTTCAATGCGTTCAACTACATTCCGCCAATCATTGGGTTTTCCAGTGTCGGGCGCAAAGACAGCCTGAACAACATCGAACAGACCGGCGAGTTTGTATGGAACCTGGCCACTCGCCCGTTGGCCGAGCAGATGAACCAGAGCTGCGCGGCGGTCTCGCCGCAGGTGAATGAGTTCGAGTTGTCGGGCCTGACGCCGGTCGCCTCGAAAATCGTCGGTGTGCCGCGCGTGGGCGAAAGCCCGGTGTCGTTCGAATGCAAGGTGACGCAGATCATTCAGCTACAGCGTGCGGACAAAGAGTTGGTGCCAAGCTGGCTGGTGTTAGGCGAGGTGGTCGCGGTGCACATTGCCAAATGGCTGCTCAAGGATGGGATCTACGACACCGCCGCTGCCGAGCCGATCTTGCGCGGTGGTGGGCCGGCGGATTACTTCCAGCTGGGGCCGGAGGCGTTGTTCAAGATGTATCGCCCTCGCTGATTGAAATACCTGCGAACAAACACCACAGACCCATGTGGGAGTCGGGCGTGCCCGCGATGAGGGCCTGACAGCCGACTTATTGGCTGGCTGACACTCCGCTATCGCGGGCAAGCCCGCTCCCACATTGGATCGGTGGTGGTGTTTAGTTAGCGGCAGGCGACCAAGTCAGTTGACCTTCTTCGTCCACATCGACCAACCGCTGCAATTGCGCGGCAGCCGCATCGTCGGCGTCGTCGGCGGTCTTGAACGTCTGTCCTTCAAGGATCTTGTGAAACTTGGGTGCGCCCATGCCATCCAGTGCCTTGACGGCGATGGCAGCGCTGTAGCCACCTTCTTCTTCACGCACCAAGGCGGAAACGGCTTCGTGATGGGCAAACTCTTTACGTGCCATGTTGCAGGTCCTGGCCAATGGAAAGTCGGCCATTCTAACCGTTAACCGGCCAGTTGCAGGTACTCGCCGTAGGCATGCGCGGCGGATGCATCGGTGAAGGTCTGGAAGTCCATGCTGCGCACGACCATGTCGTTCAACAGCTCGCTAAAGATCATCAGCGCCGGAGAGTTGAAGTAGGCGCTCATCGCCTGCTCGCTGCTCCAGAAGCCCGAGACCAGCCATACATCGGGATCGACCTGGGAATGCTGCAACGAGAATTGCAGGCAACCCTGCGCCTGACGGCCGGGTTCGATCAAACTGCTCAAGCGTGCACCGAGTTCGGTGCTGCACCCGGTACGGGCACGGATAAAGGCCATATGGCTCGCGGGAATGGGGGTGGACATGTTCGACTCTCCCGTTGAGAAGTGATGCTCGGCAAGCACTGTGAGGGCGTGTTGCCACAGGATCAAAGATAACGGCGCGGGTGTGGGCGCGGTTAGTCAATTCCTGCAGGCTTATTGCACAATCCTGCGAGAAGCGTAGATAAGACGTTTGGCCCCCAGGGTTTATTCCAGGCCCATGCTCAGTATTTCAGGCACATGACAGCCCAGGTACTTGCCTGATTCGCGACCTCTCGCAGGATCAGGCAAGGATTGTGCAGAATCGACGTAACACCTTTTCAAAAGCCGCCGCTAAGCTGGGCCCATCAAACAAGCGTGTAGAGGACACCCCATGTCGTCGCCGGACCCCAAGCCCATTCCCCTCGATGCCGAGATGGAAAAACAGCGCGCCGAACTCGCCGGTATCGTGCATCGGCATACCTGGGAAGACGGTTCCTACGGCACGGCGATCACCTCGCTGTTTCTCAACCGCCACAACACGCCGCGCGACTTTATGCCGGTGCTGGTGGAGCCGGCGTTGTGCATCCTCGCCAGCGGCAGCAAGGAAGTGCGCCTGGCCGACGAGATATTTGCCTACGACCCACTCAACTATCTGGTGTTCTCGGTTGCGATGCCGGTGGCCGGGCGGATCATCGACGCCACGCCGGAAGACCCGAACCTGTCAGTGCGCATCAACATCGACCCGGCGCAGCTGACCGCACTGATCGCCGAGGCCGGCCCGATGGGCGTGCCCTCCCGCCCGACATCGCGCGGCATGTATGTCGACCGCATCGACACCCAACTGCTGGATGCCGTGCTGCGCCTGGCGCGCCTGCTGGACAGCCCCAAAGACATCGCGATGCTGGCGCCGTTGATCAACCGCGAGATTCTGTATCGCCTGCTGCGTGGGCCGCAGGGTTATCGGCTGTATGAAATCGCCGTGGCCAACAGTCAGAGCCATCGCGTGAGCCAGGCGATCAAGTGGTTGAACGGCAACTATGAACAGCCGCTGCGTATTGATGACCTGGCCAAGGAAGTGAACCTCAGCGTCTCGACCTTGCACCACCGTTTCAAGGCGATCACCGCGATGAGCCCGCTGCAATACCAGAAGCAACTGCGCTTGCAGGAAGCGCGGCGGTTGATGATTGCCGAAGGGCTGGAAGCCTCGGCGGCGGGGTATCGGGTGGGGTATGAAAGCCCGTCGCAGTTCAGCCGGGAGTACAGCCGGTTGTTTGGAGCGCCGCCCTTAAGAGACTTGGCCAGATTGCGCCAAAGCATCTGACTCACCGCAAGTATCATTGTGGGAGCTGGCTTGCCTGCGATAGCGGTGGGTCAGGCAGCGAATGTTCGACTGATACACCGCCATCGCAGGCAAGCCAGCTCCCACATTTGATCCTCGGTGTGCGTTAGTCCAGGGTTCGCGGAAGCTGCAAAGTCACGCGCAAACCACCCTCACGCAAATTCTGCAAACTCACCTCGCCGCCATGGCTGTGAGCGATGTTGCGCGCAATGCCCAAGCCCAAGCCATAACCCTGTTGCTGGCCGGCCAACCGAAAGTGCGGTTCAAACACTTGCTCCAGGCGCTGTTCCGGAACGCCCGGCCCTTCATCATCAACGTGCAAGATGAACAACACACCATCATCTTCGATATGCAAATGCGCGTTCTGCCCATACTTCAAGGCGTTGTCGATCAGGTTGCCGATGCAGCGCTTGAGCGCCAGCGGCTTGCCCGCGTACGGCGCCAGGGCTCGCCCGTCCTGGGTGATGCGGCCGTTGCCGTTGGGCGCCAGGTAAGGCTCCACCAGGCAATCGAGCACGTGATTGAGGTCGACCGGCTCGATGTTTTCGTGAATGTCAGTGTCTTTTACGCACTGCAGCGCGCCTTTGACCAACAACTCCAACTCGTCCAGGTCGCGGCCGAATTTGGTTTGCAGGTTTTCGTCTTCGAGCAGTTCCACGCGCAGGCGCAGGCGCGTGATCGGCGTGCGCAAATCGTGGGAAATGGCACTGAACAATTGGCTGCGTTCGGTCAGGTAACGGCTGATGCGTTCGCGCATGGCGTTGAACGCACGGCCCACTTCCACCACTTCACTGCCGCCGCCTTCGGCCACCGGCTCCACGTCCGCGCCCAGCGACATGTCCCGCGCCGCCCGTGCCAGGCGCTTGAGTGGCCGGCTCTGCCAGTGCACCAACAGGCCGATAAACAGCAGCAGGAAGCCACTGGTCAGCACGATAAACCACACCTGCTGCGACGGCAGGCCTTGTTCTTCAAGGCTGGTGTAGGGCTCGGGCAGCAGCGAGGCGATGTACAGCCATTCGCCGGGCGCCAGCTGAATCTGCGTGACCAGCACCGGCGGGTTTACCGGCTCCAGGGTCAACGCGTAATGCGCCCAGGAACGCGGCAGTTCATCGAGCTTCAAGCCGGCGTTGAAAATACGCAGGTCTTCGGCACTGACGAACTCCACCGAGATATGCACGTCGCCGCCCAGGGTCTGGCGCAACACTTCATCCACGGCTTGCAGCACCGCCTGCTTGCGCGGGGTCTGCGGCAATATCTGCATGTCCAGGGGGCGGTCGTTGAGGGTCACCACAAACCGCGTGCCGCCCATGCTGCGCAGCTGGTCCAGCACCAGCGGGCGGTAGGCCACCGGCAGCGAACGGAAATAACTCACGCTGGCCGTCATCGAGTGCGCAAGGCTGCGGGCGCTGGTGACCAGGCCTTCGAGCTGGGTGGCACGCAATTGCGAAACCCAGATCACGCTGGAGAGTGTTTGGGCGAACAGCACCGCGAGCAAGGTCAACAGCAGCATGCGCCCCAGCAGTGAACGCGGCACCGGGAAGCGGCGGCGGCGTTCGGTTACATGCTCAGTGGGCATTGCCGGCAACCACGCTGGCTGCCAGTTGATAACCGCTGCCGCGCACGGTGCGGATCAGCCGTGGGGGTTTTTCGGTGTCGCGCAGGCGTTGGCGCAGGCGGCTGACGGCCATGTCGACGATACGGTCCAGCGGCATCAGGTCGCGGCCACGGGTGGCGTTGCCGATGGTGTCGCGGTCGAGAATCTGTTGGGGGTGGTCGAGAAACAATTTGAGCAAGGCGAAGTCGGCGCCGGAGAGGATCACCTCTTCGCCGTCGATGTGAAACAGGCGGTGACTGATCATGTCCAGGCGCCATTCATCGAACACCCACACATCGCCACCGCTGCTGCGCTCCTGGCCAAACTGGGCACGGCGCAACAAGGCCTTGATCCGCGCTTGCAGCTCGCGGGGGCTGAACGGCTTGCCGATGTAGTCGTCGGCGCCCAGCTCCAGGCCGATCACGCGGTCGGTTTCGTCGGAGCTGGCAGTGAGCATGATGATCGGCACCTGCGCCTGGCGCGGGTGCTGGCGAATCCAGCGGCAGAGGCTGAAACCGTCTTCGTCGGGCAACATCACATCAAGAATGACCAAGTCACACGGCGCCTCGTTCATCGCCTGGCGGAACCCCGCACCATCCGACACGCCACGCACCTGGAAGCCGGCGCGACTGAGGTAGGTTTGCAGCAATTCGCGGATTTC
The sequence above is a segment of the Pseudomonas sp. R76 genome. Coding sequences within it:
- a CDS encoding sigma-54-dependent transcriptional regulator gives rise to the protein MLNAVIVVDDEASIRTAVEQWLSLSGFAVQLFSRAEECLAQLPKDFPGVILSDVRMPGLSGLELLAEVRRRDADLPVILLTGHGDVPMAVEAMRDGAYDFLEKPFSPDALLNSLRRALDKRGLILENRRLHQQADHRAQLESSLLGVSRGLQNLRRQVLDLASLPVNVLIRGETGSGKELVARCLHDFGPRAKKPFVALNCAAIPEQLFEAELFGHESGAFTGAQGKRIGKLEYAHGGTLFLDEIESMPLAQQVKLLRVLQEQKLERLGSNQSIHVDLRIIAATKPDLLEEARAGRFREDLAYRLNVAQLRLPPLRERREDIPLLFDHFAHSAAERLGRSAEPLSGAQLGRLLSHDWPGNVRELANVAERQVLGLGEPEPEGIEAGQSLAAQQEAFEAHCLKAALVRHKGDIKAVLAELQLPRRTFNEKMQRHGLVRDTFL
- a CDS encoding ATP-binding protein, translated to MIAIPRPLRLTFYSLLIIAGAVLAAALATRHAERQALVDDAARANQQLTLYGNSLHTLIERYRALPAVLALDSEMISALKNPVDATTQNVLNRKLERINGAAQSSTLELMDRTGLAVAASNWNLPSSYVGHNYAFRPYFSQTLSQGTGRFYAVGVTTGIPGYFLSSAVVDEHDQFLGAMVVKLEFPELEREWAQGNDLLLVSDARGIVFIANQPGWRYRNLRPLSASDLAELKATRQYDKKQLQPLETSTLQRFGENSHLMRVNGPDGNANYIWESLPLKAEGWTLHLLRKPQFAFEDQRNAGLAAAGSWLALVFLVLFLTQRWRLARLRQRSREELEQLVEERTQALRTAQDGLVQSAKLAALGQMSAALAHEINQPLTAQRMQLATLRLLLDHGRVDDAYQALTPLDDMLTRMAALTGHLKTFARKSPSGLREKLDLATVVDQSLHLLDARLRDEAIGVVLDLTRPAWVRGDAIRLEQVLINLLRNALDAMADKPRKRLEIRLHADQQLWRLTVSDSGGGIAEEHLNSVFDPFFTTKPVGDGLGLGLAVSYAIVHELGGRLLAGNRGDGAIFTLTLPIALETPDLC
- a CDS encoding flavin reductase family protein — encoded protein: MSDDIHFYEPANGHGLPHDPFNAIVGPRPIGWISSHDREGQLNLAPYSFFNAFNYIPPIIGFSSVGRKDSLNNIEQTGEFVWNLATRPLAEQMNQSCAAVSPQVNEFELSGLTPVASKIVGVPRVGESPVSFECKVTQIIQLQRADKELVPSWLVLGEVVAVHIAKWLLKDGIYDTAAAEPILRGGGPADYFQLGPEALFKMYRPR
- a CDS encoding ATP-binding protein; its protein translation is MPRSLLGRMLLLTLLAVLFAQTLSSVIWVSQLRATQLEGLVTSARSLAHSMTASVSYFRSLPVAYRPLVLDQLRSMGGTRFVVTLNDRPLDMQILPQTPRKQAVLQAVDEVLRQTLGGDVHISVEFVSAEDLRIFNAGLKLDELPRSWAHYALTLEPVNPPVLVTQIQLAPGEWLYIASLLPEPYTSLEEQGLPSQQVWFIVLTSGFLLLFIGLLVHWQSRPLKRLARAARDMSLGADVEPVAEGGGSEVVEVGRAFNAMRERISRYLTERSQLFSAISHDLRTPITRLRLRVELLEDENLQTKFGRDLDELELLVKGALQCVKDTDIHENIEPVDLNHVLDCLVEPYLAPNGNGRITQDGRALAPYAGKPLALKRCIGNLIDNALKYGQNAHLHIEDDGVLFILHVDDEGPGVPEQRLEQVFEPHFRLAGQQQGYGLGLGIARNIAHSHGGEVSLQNLREGGLRVTLQLPRTLD
- a CDS encoding putative quinol monooxygenase: MSTPIPASHMAFIRARTGCSTELGARLSSLIEPGRQAQGCLQFSLQHSQVDPDVWLVSGFWSSEQAMSAYFNSPALMIFSELLNDMVVRSMDFQTFTDASAAHAYGEYLQLAG
- a CDS encoding AraC family transcriptional regulator, with amino-acid sequence MSSPDPKPIPLDAEMEKQRAELAGIVHRHTWEDGSYGTAITSLFLNRHNTPRDFMPVLVEPALCILASGSKEVRLADEIFAYDPLNYLVFSVAMPVAGRIIDATPEDPNLSVRINIDPAQLTALIAEAGPMGVPSRPTSRGMYVDRIDTQLLDAVLRLARLLDSPKDIAMLAPLINREILYRLLRGPQGYRLYEIAVANSQSHRVSQAIKWLNGNYEQPLRIDDLAKEVNLSVSTLHHRFKAITAMSPLQYQKQLRLQEARRLMIAEGLEASAAGYRVGYESPSQFSREYSRLFGAPPLRDLARLRQSI
- a CDS encoding response regulator; protein product: MSVISKSILLVDDDQEIRELLQTYLSRAGFQVRGVSDGAGFRQAMNEAPCDLVILDVMLPDEDGFSLCRWIRQHPRQAQVPIIMLTASSDETDRVIGLELGADDYIGKPFSPRELQARIKALLRRAQFGQERSSGGDVWVFDEWRLDMISHRLFHIDGEEVILSGADFALLKLFLDHPQQILDRDTIGNATRGRDLMPLDRIVDMAVSRLRQRLRDTEKPPRLIRTVRGSGYQLAASVVAGNAH
- a CDS encoding MFS transporter, which translates into the protein MDNSNTLPLGSAAVPAKERTTSSRIKSIFSGSVGNMVEWYDWYVYAAFSLYFAKAFFPAGSSTAQLMNTAAIFAVGFIMRPIGGWLMGLYADYKGRKAALMASVLLMCFGSLLIALTPGYDTIGIGAPILLVFARLLQGLSVGGEYGTSATYLSEMATKERRGFFSSFQYVTLISGQLIALAVLIVLQQVLTTEQLYAWGWRIPFAIGALCAVVALFLRRGMEETESFTKKEKAKESAMRTLMRHPKEVLTVVGLTMGGTLAFYTYTTYMQKYLVNTVGMSISDSTTISAATLFLFMCLQPLVGGLSDKVGRRPILIAFGILGTLFTVPILTTLHTIQSWWGAFFLIMAALIIVSGYTSINAVVKAELFPTEIRALGVGLPYALTVSIFGGTAEYIALWFKSIGMETGYYWYVTACIAVSLVVYVTMKDTRKHSRITTD
- a CDS encoding COG4705 family protein, giving the protein MNKLPQITLAFWVMKICATTLGETAGDLLSMTLNVGYAISSMILISVFFVTLVTQLWSKTYNPVLYWLVILSTSTAGTTMSDFMDRTLGLGYAAGSMILIVILMIIFALWRLSGDSLNVNKVQTFRGELFYWMAILFSNTLGTALGDFLADDSGLGFAGGALLIGAAIVAVVALKYFTQLSSVLLFWVAFVLTRPFGATLGDFLTKPYEKGGLDFGTIGSSAVLAAVLVVMIAGASYAQRRYGRPQSVELT